One window of the Primulina eburnea isolate SZY01 chromosome 18, ASM2296580v1, whole genome shotgun sequence genome contains the following:
- the LOC140819258 gene encoding uncharacterized protein, with translation MMANLSLSAEEDDDLLLVPPEQDNRILSPQLWLVGRFLTNRLVNFGAMKNRMADIWQPVKGITIKEIDGQRYLFQLYHVMDMERIMDGGPWSFDNHLLLLQRVNSGEVPTQVPLNLVSFWVQIYDLPVGYMSESIGQQLGNSVGQFLSYDSTNNSSFWRSYMRIRVAIDVRKPLLRRKKISKPDGVGFVVNFKYERLASFCFVCGLLGHTERFCEVLFSSNDKDLKREWGVWLRAPDKRNQQTNTSKWLRDFSEVDTHAFVLKDGENSGRPSAPLSTRSETQLIPINFGNSGTNLGRTPIQSNNMHDTRDSPAGYHIQNTPVDEGGEGTGLLITEDRKRRRANKQPEAQLGLMEVEQDNYLSPPTNSSDIHSSNNPHTSKHTLITSTAHSLTVEPGYQAHRQL, from the coding sequence ATGATGGCAAATTTATCTTTGTCGGCAGAAGAGGACGATGACCTGCTCCTAGTGCCACCTGAACAAGATAACCGCATTCTATCCCCCCAACTCTGGCTGGTAGGAAGATTTCTCACAAATCGGCTTGTCAACTTCGGGGCTATGAAAAATCGAATGGCAGATATATGGCAACCTGTGAAGGGGATTACGATCAAAGAAATAGACGGACAACGCTACTTATTTCAGCTGTATCATGTGATGGATATGGAGAGAATTATGGATGGAGGGCCCTGGTCATTTGACAACCATCTTTTACTTTTACAAAGGGTAAATTCAGGGGAAGTGCCGACACAAGTCCCACTCAATCTTGTCTCATTTTGGGTTCAAATTTACGATCTACCAGTTGGATACATGTCGGAATCTATTGGACAGCAGTTGGGAAACTCTGTTGGACAATTTCTGAGTTATGATAGCACAAACAACTCTAGTTTTTGGAGATCGTATATGCGCATCCGCGTGGCTATTGATGTGCGAAAACCTCTGTTGCGCCGTAAAAAGATAAGCAAACCAGATGGAGTTGGTTTTGTGGTAAATTTCAAGTATGAACGCTTAGCTTCGTTTTGCTTTGTTTGTGGTTTGTTGGGGCATACTGAACGATTTTGTGAAGTATTGTTCtcctccaatgacaaagactTGAAACGTGAATGGGGCGTGTGGCTGCGGGCACCGGACAAGCGAAATCAGCAAACAAACACATCAAAATGGTTACGAGATTTCTCGGAAGTGGATACGCATGCTTTTGTGCTAAAGGATGGTGAAAACTCCGGCCGACCCAGTGCACCGTTAAGCACAAGATCAGAAACCCAATTAATTCCCATAAATTTCGGGAATTCTGGAACAAATTTGGGAAGGACTCCTATCCAAAGCAACAACATGCATGATACTCGGGATTCTCCCGCTGGATACCACATTCAAAACACTCCAGTGGATGAAGGCGGGGAGGGTACTGGGCTGCTTATCACCGAAGACAGGAAACGAAGACGGGCTAATAAGCAACCAGAGGCCCAACTCGGTCTTATGGAAGTTGAACAAGACAATTATTTAAGCCCGCCTACAAACTCTTCTGACATACACTCAAGCAACAACCCCCACACCAGCAAGCACACTTTGATCACATCTACTGCTCATTCTTTAACGGTGGAGCCTGGGTACCAGGCCCACCGACAATTATGA
- the LOC140820236 gene encoding probable LRR receptor-like serine/threonine-protein kinase At1g74360, giving the protein MIMPEEETDLCLFRAALLCFLIIITAKFAIGDSVQTDREVLLELRAYLEKENPVLMNQRIYPQWDPQDLSPCNWSGISCNETTNRVTKIDLSDCSISGNLFQNFSALTELSYLDLSMNTIGGVIPEDLGQCLNLRFLNLSHNILHGAVNFTALGNLEVLDLTLNRIQVDIGLSIPKNCDNLVVANISDNNFTGKVGGIFETCSNLKYLDLSANSLQGDLWLGLDRIEELSISQNKFSGMVPSWSFTQNCSLRLLDLSDNQLLGEFPAEISLCRGLEVLSLWGNKFTGLIPKEIGSLHNIRELYLGNNNFSKDIPETLIDLRNLTFLDLSRNNFGGDIQTIFGRFTQVKFLLLHTNLYTGGIYTSGVLGLSNLSRLDLSYNDLAGPLPIEISQMAGLKFLILAYNQFTGSIPSEYGNLSGLQALDLSFNMLQSWIPPSLGNLTSLLWLMLANNSLTGKIPPEMGNCSSLLWLNLANNQLSGSIPPQLTKIGMSSTTTFLLNRKDNHQILGSGECLVLMRWIPADYPPFSFVNNILTRKNCKGIWDRILKGYGLFSVCLPGSSVRTTLISGYVQLSGNCLSGEVPLEIGNMLNISMLHLGFNQFNGTLPSLIGKLPLVVLNITGNNFSGQIPWQIGNLKCLQNLDLSYNNFSGAFPNSLNNLNDLTKFNVSYNPYISGVIPQTGRLSTFEKWSFLGDPLLHLPSFIDNATDGSSGIMGASEKKPKGLGVVLFALILAFLICGLMALIVYLTLKSPVHESGYLLEDSEGQQLEFTSSSGTSSPWLSNTIKVIRLDKTAFTHSDIVKATRSFSEDRIIGRGGSGTVYRGVLPDARKVAIKKLQTKGIEGEREFRAEMEVLTGNAFGWPHPNLVPLYGWCLYGSEKLLVYEYMEGGSLEDLITNRVSLNWRRRIEIAIDVARALVFLHHECFPTIVHRDVKASNVLLDKSGNARVTDFGLARVVDAGGSHVSTMVAGTVGYVAPEYGQTWKATTKGDVYSYGVLVMELATSRRAVDGGEECLVEWAKRVVGDGRHSYNRTTIPVALLVSGLAEGAGQMSKLLQTGVWCTAESPHSRPNMKEVLSMLFKISCSQNDEFSLPSD; this is encoded by the exons ATGATCATGCCAGAAGAGGAAACTGATCTGTGCCTGTTTCGTGCTGCTTTGCTCTGTTTCTTGATCATCATTACAG CAAAGTTTGCCATTGGAGACTCGGTACAAACTGATAGGGAAGTACTGCTTGAGCTTAGAGCATATCTTGAGAAAGAAAATCCTGTCCTTATGAATCAAAGAATATACCCACAGTGGGATCCTCAAGACTTGTCTCCATGCAACTGGTCTGGAATTTCATGCAATGAAACAACCAATCGTGTGACGAAAATTGATCTTTCTGACTGCAGTATAAGTGGCAATCTCTTTCAAAACTTCTCTGCCTTAACAGAGTTATCCTATCTCGACTTGTCCATGAACACGATAGGCGGGGTCATACCGGAAGATTTAGGCCAGTGCCTGAACCTCAGATTCTTGAATTTGTCGCACAACATTCTACATGGTGCAGTCAACTTCACTGCTCTTGGAAATTTGGAGGTTCTTGATCTGACCCTTAACAGAATTCAAGTTGATATAGGACTGAGTATACCCAAAAATTGTGATAATTTGGTGGTTGCAAATATTTCAGATAACAATTTCACTGGTAAGGTAGGTGGCATATTTGAAACGTGCAGTAATTTGAAGTATCTTGATCTGAGTGCAAATTCTTTGCAAGGAGATCTATGGCTTGGACTTGATAGGATTGAGGAACTTTCGATATCTCAGAACAAGTTCTCTGGCATGGTTCCTTCATGGAGTTTCACTCAGAATTGCAGCTTGCGTTTGTTGGATTTGTCGGATAATCAGTTACTAGGAGAATTTCCAGCTGAAATCTCTCTCTGCAGAGGCCTGGAGGTTCTGAGTTTGTGGGGTAATAAATTTACAGGGCTTATTCCTAAGGAGATAGGATCACTACATAATATTCGAGAACTTTACTTGGGAAACAACaacttttcaaaagatattCCAGAAACTTTAATAGACCTCAGAAACTTGACGTTTCTTGATCTGAGCAGGAACAATTTTGGAGGCGATATACAGACAATTTTTGGAAGGTTCACGCAGGTGAAATTTCTTCTGTTGCATACAAATTTGTACACGGGAGGGATATACACGTCTGGTGTTCTTGGACTATCCAATCTTTCTCGGTTGGATTTGAGTTACAACGATCTGGCTGGTCCATTACCGATTGAAATATCCCAAATGGCAGGCTTAAAGTTCTTGATTCTTGCCTACAATCAGTTCACAGGAAGCATACCCAGCGAGTACGGAAATCTTTCTGGCCTTCAAGCACTTGATCTCTCTTTCAATATGTTACAAAGTTGGATTCCTCCAAGTTTAGGGAACTTAACCTCACTTCTGTGGCTGATGCTTGCTAACAATTCACTGACAGGCAAAATCCCACCGGAAATGGGGAACTGCAGCAGCTTATTATGGCTGAATCTCGCAAATAACCAGCTTTCAGGATCAATACCACCTCAGTTGACAAAAATTGGCATGAGCTCTACAACTACGTTTCTGTTAAACAGGAAAGATAACCACCAGATTCTGGGCTCGGGGGAATGCTTGGTATTGATGCGATGGATACCGGCAGATTACCCTCCATTTAGCTTTGTGAACAACATTTTAACAAGAAAGAACTGTAAAGGCATATGGGACAGGATTCTTAAAGGATATGGTCTGTTTTCTGTTTGTTTACCGGGGTCTAGTGTTCGAACTACTCTGATATCCGGCTATGTTCAACTTAGTGGGAATTGCTTATCTGGTGAGGTGCCTCTAGAAATTGGAAATATGCTGAATATCAGTATGTTACATTTGGGATTCAATCAATTCAATGGTACACTACCTTCATTGATTGGAAAGCTGCCACTAGTTGTCCTCAATATTACAGGGAACAATTTTTCTGGCCAAATTCCTTGGCAGATTGGCAACCTTAAGTGCTTGCAGAATCTGGATCTGTCATATAACAACTTTTCGGGTGCATTTCCTAATAGCTTGAATAACTTGAATGATTTAACTAAATTCAATGTTTCCTACAATCCTTACATATCTGGTGTGATCCCACAGACCGGTCGGTTATCAACATTTGAAAAATGGTCGTTCCTCGGCGATCCTCTTTTACACCTTCCATCCTTCATCGACAATGCTACTGATGGTTCATCTGGAATAATGGGTGCATCAGAAAAGAAGCCTAAAGGCCTAGGAGTAGTTCTTTTTGCTTTAATACTTGCATTCTTGATCTGTGGGCTCATGGCTCTCATAGTTTACCTCACCCTAAAAAGCCCTGTTCATGAATCTGGATATCTGTTAGAGGATTCTGAAGGACAGCAGCTCGAATTTACATCAAGCTCTGGTACATCTTCACCATGGTTGTCAAACACAATAAAAGTCATTCGCCTAGATAAAACAGCCTTCACTCATTCCGACATTGTGAAGGCCACACGAAGCTTTTCAGAGGACAGAATCATCGGTCGTGGAGGATCTGGAACAGTTTATCGAGGAGTTCTACCTGATGCCAGGAAAGTAGCCATCAAGAAACTTCAAACAAAAGGCATTGAAGGGGAAAGAGAGTTCAGAGCGGAAATGGAAGTCCTAACCGGGAATGCATTCGGTTGGCCTCATCCAAACCTCGTTCCTCTATATGGATGGTGCCTCTATGGATCAGAAAAACTACTTGTTTACGAGTACATGGAAGGGGGAAGCTTAGAGGATCTCATCACCAACCGAGTAAGCTTAAACTGGAGAAGACGTATAGAGATAGCAATAGACGTAGCAAGAGCTTTAGTCTTTCTACACCATGAATGCTTCCCTACCATAGTCCACAGAGATGTGAAGGCTAGCAATGTACTCCTCGACAAGAGTGGAAATGCGCGAGTCACAGATTTCGGCCTAGCACGGGTCGTTGATGCTGGAGGAAGCCATGTCAGCACGATGGTGGCAGGAACCGTGGGATACGTTGCACCAGAATATGGGCAGACATGGAAAGCAACAACAAAGGGTGATGTTTATAGCTACGGCGTGCTAGTGATGGAGCTAGCAACTAGTAGAAGGGCTGTCGATGGAGGCGAAGAATGTTTGGTCGAATGGGCTAAACGGGTCGTAGGAGACGGGAGACACAGTTACAACAGGACAACTATACCGGTCGCGTTATTAGTATCAGGCTTAGCAGAAGGAGCAGGACAGATGAGTAAACTGCTTCAAACCGGTGTCTGGTGTACAGCTGAGAGCCCTCATTCTAGGCCTAACATGAAGGAAGTTTTATCAATgcttttcaaaatttcttgcaGCCAAAACGATGAATTTTCTCTTCCCTCAGATTGA
- the LOC140819324 gene encoding uncharacterized protein isoform X1 gives MDNRGMFMRWDNVKAHPRGGIGGPGVRWGHTCNAIRGGKLLYVFGGYGRDQCQTNSVHVFDTVNMIWSEPMMNGMPPTPRDSHSCTTVGESLFVFGGTDGRRPLNDLHILDTSTNSWITPSVRGDGPEAREGHSAALIGKRLFIFGGCGKSENNQIYYDDLYILNTETFSWKSVVPSGTPPSKRDSHTCSSWGKKIIVIGGEDSCNYYLSDVHILDADTLVWCKLNTTGQLLSPRGGHTTVTFGKNLIVFGGFSDEQNLYQDLYMLDIENGTWVKIVSTGEGPSGRFSMAGENLDPQMGGVLVFIGGCDKNLEALDDMYFLHTGLIFSLILMVIFHRLFFFFLFYRISIPGLSREVERDERRIEKLSLRKQLKLKCQDQSSGPHSFGKAAFGLEHLHDTTIYQPMPISSYMPPARQNFYLNEYQTPLGKRTFQAKVTKSIQDGYTIETIIDGKPLRGVLFSNKPSSFTAGSDHCKRKEKGTQNDDPSLNGHNLSGESEKPKEHFAYDVSQAGDVKKEKGAEVADSEIMNLAPVDLSINPEVSGASEPYVVNDTVVRNDPTKDAFSPNLEIFTENLSAVSLDQDPPIN, from the exons ATGGATAATCGGGGCATGTTCATGAGATGGGACAACGTGAAGGCGCATCCTCGAGGTGGGATTGGAGGGCCTGGGGTGAGATGGGGTCACACATGTAACGCCATTAGAGGAGGGAAGCTTCTTTATGTGTTCGGTGGCTATGGCAGAGATCAGTGCCAGACCAACAGCGTTCATGTATTCGACACTG TAAATATGATATGGAGTGAGCCCATGATGAATGGTATGCCACCTACCCCAAGGGACAGCCATAGCTGTACCACGGTTGGAGAAAGCCTGTTTGTGTTTGGTGGTACAGATGGGAGAAGACCGCTTAATGATCTGCATATATTGGACACTT CCACGAACTCGTGGATTACTCCAAGTGTAAGAGGTGATGGACCGGAAGCAAGAGAAGGTCACAGTGCAGCACTTATTGGCAAAAGACTCTTCATATTTGGTGGATGTGGGAAATCTGAGAACAATCAAATTTATTATGATGATCTTTACATTTTAAATACTG AGACGTTTTCATGGAAAAGTGTAGTACCTTCAGGCACTCCTCCGAGCAAGAGGGATAGCCATACATGCTCATCCTGGgggaaaaaaattattgtgATAGGTGGAGAAGATTCATGCAATTACTATCTGTCCGATGTCCATATACTCGATGCAG ATACTCTTGTCTGGTGCAAGCTGAACACCACTGGCCAATTGTTATCTCCTAGAGGTGGTCATACAACAGTTACTTTTGGCAAGAACTTGATTGTTTTTGGAGGATTTTCAGATGAGCAAAATTTGTATCAAGATTTATATATGCTGGACATTG AAAATGGCACGTGGGTGAAAATAGTGTCCACTGGGGAAGGCCCTTCTGGCAGGTTTTCTATGGCCGGTGAAAATTTGGATCCACAGATGGGAGGTGTACTTGTTTTTATTGGTGGTTGCGATAAGAATCTTGAGGCACTAGATGACATGTATTTCTTGCACACAGGTTTGATCTTTTCCCTTATTTTAATGGTGATATTCCACAGgttgttttttttctttctgtTCTATAGAATTTCAATACCAGGGCTTTCTAGAGAAGTTGAGCGAGATGAGCGGCGGATAGAGAAGCTCTCTCTGAGGAAACAATTGAAGTTGAAATGCCAAGATCAATCCTCTGGTCCTCATTCATTTGGAAAGGCTGCCtttggacttgaacatttgcATGATACTACCATTTATCAACCCATGCCGATATCAAGTTATATGCCACCAG CACGGCAAAATTTCTATTTGAATGAATACCAGACTCCTTTAGGGAAGAGAACCTTCCAAGCTAAAGTCACTAAAAGCATTCAGGACGGATATACTATTGAAACTATCATCGATGGAAAGCCTCTTCGTGGAGTGCTATTCTCCAACAAACCAAGCTCCTTTACTGCAGGATCTGATCATTGCAAGAG GAAGGAAAAAGGAACACAAAATGATGATCCAAGTCTGAACGGTCACAATTTGTCTGGAGAAAGTGAGAAACCTAAGGAGCATTTTGCATATGATGTTAGTCAAGCAGGTGATGTTAAGAAAGAAAAAGGAGCGGAAGTTGCTGATTCAGAAATTATGAATCTAGCACCTGTTGATTTGTCAATAAACCCAGAG GTTTCTGGAGCCTCAGAACCATATGTGGTCAATGATACTGTTGTGAGAAATGATCCCACGAAGGATGCATTTTCCCCTAATTTGGAAATTTTTACCGAGAATCTATCAGCAGTTTCTTTGGATCAGGACCCTCCCATTAACTGA
- the LOC140819324 gene encoding uncharacterized protein isoform X2, translated as MDNRGMFMRWDNVKAHPRGGIGGPGVRWGHTCNAIRGGKLLYVFGGYGRDQCQTNSVHVFDTVNMIWSEPMMNGMPPTPRDSHSCTTVGESLFVFGGTDGRRPLNDLHILDTSTNSWITPSVRGDGPEAREGHSAALIGKRLFIFGGCGKSENNQIYYDDLYILNTETFSWKSVVPSGTPPSKRDSHTCSSWGKKIIVIGGEDSCNYYLSDVHILDADTLVWCKLNTTGQLLSPRGGHTTVTFGKNLIVFGGFSDEQNLYQDLYMLDIENGTWVKIVSTGEGPSGRFSMAGENLDPQMGGVLVFIGGCDKNLEALDDMYFLHTGLSREVERDERRIEKLSLRKQLKLKCQDQSSGPHSFGKAAFGLEHLHDTTIYQPMPISSYMPPARQNFYLNEYQTPLGKRTFQAKVTKSIQDGYTIETIIDGKPLRGVLFSNKPSSFTAGSDHCKRKEKGTQNDDPSLNGHNLSGESEKPKEHFAYDVSQAGDVKKEKGAEVADSEIMNLAPVDLSINPEVSGASEPYVVNDTVVRNDPTKDAFSPNLEIFTENLSAVSLDQDPPIN; from the exons ATGGATAATCGGGGCATGTTCATGAGATGGGACAACGTGAAGGCGCATCCTCGAGGTGGGATTGGAGGGCCTGGGGTGAGATGGGGTCACACATGTAACGCCATTAGAGGAGGGAAGCTTCTTTATGTGTTCGGTGGCTATGGCAGAGATCAGTGCCAGACCAACAGCGTTCATGTATTCGACACTG TAAATATGATATGGAGTGAGCCCATGATGAATGGTATGCCACCTACCCCAAGGGACAGCCATAGCTGTACCACGGTTGGAGAAAGCCTGTTTGTGTTTGGTGGTACAGATGGGAGAAGACCGCTTAATGATCTGCATATATTGGACACTT CCACGAACTCGTGGATTACTCCAAGTGTAAGAGGTGATGGACCGGAAGCAAGAGAAGGTCACAGTGCAGCACTTATTGGCAAAAGACTCTTCATATTTGGTGGATGTGGGAAATCTGAGAACAATCAAATTTATTATGATGATCTTTACATTTTAAATACTG AGACGTTTTCATGGAAAAGTGTAGTACCTTCAGGCACTCCTCCGAGCAAGAGGGATAGCCATACATGCTCATCCTGGgggaaaaaaattattgtgATAGGTGGAGAAGATTCATGCAATTACTATCTGTCCGATGTCCATATACTCGATGCAG ATACTCTTGTCTGGTGCAAGCTGAACACCACTGGCCAATTGTTATCTCCTAGAGGTGGTCATACAACAGTTACTTTTGGCAAGAACTTGATTGTTTTTGGAGGATTTTCAGATGAGCAAAATTTGTATCAAGATTTATATATGCTGGACATTG AAAATGGCACGTGGGTGAAAATAGTGTCCACTGGGGAAGGCCCTTCTGGCAGGTTTTCTATGGCCGGTGAAAATTTGGATCCACAGATGGGAGGTGTACTTGTTTTTATTGGTGGTTGCGATAAGAATCTTGAGGCACTAGATGACATGTATTTCTTGCACACAG GGCTTTCTAGAGAAGTTGAGCGAGATGAGCGGCGGATAGAGAAGCTCTCTCTGAGGAAACAATTGAAGTTGAAATGCCAAGATCAATCCTCTGGTCCTCATTCATTTGGAAAGGCTGCCtttggacttgaacatttgcATGATACTACCATTTATCAACCCATGCCGATATCAAGTTATATGCCACCAG CACGGCAAAATTTCTATTTGAATGAATACCAGACTCCTTTAGGGAAGAGAACCTTCCAAGCTAAAGTCACTAAAAGCATTCAGGACGGATATACTATTGAAACTATCATCGATGGAAAGCCTCTTCGTGGAGTGCTATTCTCCAACAAACCAAGCTCCTTTACTGCAGGATCTGATCATTGCAAGAG GAAGGAAAAAGGAACACAAAATGATGATCCAAGTCTGAACGGTCACAATTTGTCTGGAGAAAGTGAGAAACCTAAGGAGCATTTTGCATATGATGTTAGTCAAGCAGGTGATGTTAAGAAAGAAAAAGGAGCGGAAGTTGCTGATTCAGAAATTATGAATCTAGCACCTGTTGATTTGTCAATAAACCCAGAG GTTTCTGGAGCCTCAGAACCATATGTGGTCAATGATACTGTTGTGAGAAATGATCCCACGAAGGATGCATTTTCCCCTAATTTGGAAATTTTTACCGAGAATCTATCAGCAGTTTCTTTGGATCAGGACCCTCCCATTAACTGA